One window of the Esox lucius isolate fEsoLuc1 chromosome 8, fEsoLuc1.pri, whole genome shotgun sequence genome contains the following:
- the kif14 gene encoding kinesin-like protein KIF14 isoform X2, whose amino-acid sequence MVEAAKPVPTPRFNKFPVRSQTTNVTSTLTSGQVRNNVINSDLSAGRSSTLAPAVSTEPLVQPSTIQKREPETLKMENSAVTVAVRVRPFNTREKTEKALQVILMNNQETVVHHPDTKQRHCFTYDFSFCSVDESNPGFASQQKVYEEVAKPLLERAFEGFNICLFAYGQTGSGKSYTMMGFGEEAGVTPRFCVELFSRLSAVENKEVTCQLEMSYFEVYNEKIHDLLVARDEQNYKMLPLRVREHPVDGPYVAELSTNVVSSYADIQVWLELGNRQRATAATGMNDKSSRSHSVFTLVLTQTKTELVEGEEHVHRITSRINLVDLAGSERSSSAQTSGDRLREGASINKSLLTLGKVISALSEQVQTRRKIFIPYRDSVLTWLLKESLGGNSKTAMIATLSPAGSSVEESLSTLRYAQQARMIVNVAKVNEDTNAKLIRELKAEVEKLRAAQMSSQGIEPEKMQLFQQEILALKNQLSQQERDMAEAHRAWREKLEQAEKRKREETKELQISENHNPLLFQFAYPHHACVSPLQKAGIAFKVDNRLPNLVNLNEDPQLSEMLLYMIKEGQTKVGQNKPESAHDIQLSGALIADRHCVISNTNGEVRITPMENAKTFVNGNLISTITVIHHGDRVILGGDHYFRFNHPTEVQSGKRASCWTGAGDGQKDFEFAKNELLSAQRAQLEEEIEDARLKAKEEMMHGIQVAKEMAQKELSDQKSQYENRIRALERELEEETERKRLQELDQRRVASKVEELQSAKLELEQEVDAQKRRLRLYAETQATRQAMTDHGIRQAKVVEALEAEKMKISKDLEEMQKKMALKGSQTLKNVPPQWDAMKLSLMIEEANKISAKLRKNTVFSRHEGSEKEDVEGELQVRVQNTKLGISTFWTLEKFQSSMAAMRELTQGDSRTSKDDDVFYDPNDEWEQDISSSNASSFSRRRSRSLLKSRRISGRLYEIRVHPIQSLHSNNSSQSSGLMGVAKPPSVHPSSSVSALPGVCKDLIGHTVDQLRVGHSYEETMADRLIRDLFCIYSAVTAISGLYDSMNDDSQDSVFVLEPEAQRQLIKATSAIERAVFITLQWVAAVKPRAGPLYTNTEELKTQVRRMGGYFQLLIQGCDSEISSMVTEALRKSGKCLDMALRVTSHLAALTDTQIHLTELGTEAACKLSVSLSLFEGTCRGVQSLLDEGLAISNEMLRDAQLAYPRTTALQSLKSKAVDLSCALQRYIRSHVTEKDEDSEKRSEDPDSSHLQGARNTAAKLFELNQAIRQLQTTLAVALRGKVNDSSLSPCQETLSSAAKAINEIIDGLPRGGTSAAVAYSSLQLPCLQTVVVARDELHAVLRTLGNAFNPQGPEEKRASSGSEEGDRTIVKEGPTVVSATERNRGVPKIAFSLPSSGTLSNGDPQWV is encoded by the exons ATGGTGGAGGCGGCAAAACCTGTTCCCACTCCTCGTTTTAACAAGTTTCCGGTCCGCAGTCAAACAACAAACGTGACCTCTACCCTGACCTCAGGGCAGGTGAGAAATAACGTTATCAATAGCGACTTGAGCGCGGGCAGGTCCTCGACTCTGGCACCTGCTGTCTCCACAGAGCCTTTGGTCCAACCAAGTACAATACAGAAGCGGGAACCAGAAACCCTAAAGATGGAGAACAGTGCAGTTACAGTTGCCGTCCGAGTGAGGCCATTCAATACCAG ggagaaaacagagaaagcCTTACAGGTGATCTTAATGAATAACCAGGAGACTGTGGTTCACCATCCAGACACTAAACAGAGGCACTGCTTCACGTATGACTTCTCCTTCTGCTCGGTTGACGAAAGCAACCCGGGCTTTGCCAGTCAGCAGAAGGTGTATGAGGAAGTGGCCAAGCCTCTTCTCGAGAGGGCCTTCGAGGGGTTTAACATCTGTCTGTTTGCGTATGGACAGACTGGTTCCGGGAAGTCTTACAC TATGATGGGTTTTGGGGAGGAGGCGGGCGTAACTCCTAGATTCTGTGTGGAACTGTTCTCTAGACTGTCTGCAGTGGAAAATAAGgag GTGACATGCCAGCTGGAGATGAGCTACTTCGAGGTCTACAACGAGAAAATCCACGACCTGCTTGTGGCCCGAGATGAACAAAACTACAAGATGCTGCCA CTACGGGTGAGGGAACATCCAGTCGACGGTCCTTACGTGGCTGAACTGTCCAC GAACGTGGTGAGCTCCTATGCAGACATTCAG GTCTGGCTGGAGCTTGGAAACAGGCAGCGGGCCACGGCCGCCACCGGCATGAATGACAAGAGTTCCCGATCCCACTCGGTCTTCACACTGGTTCTGACCCAGACCAAG ACTGAGCTTGTGGAGGGTGAGGAACATGTCCACAGGATCACCAGTAGGATCAACCTGGTGGACCTGGCGGGCAGCGAGCGCAGCTCCTCGGCCCAGACCAGCGGAGACCGCCTCAGG GAGGGTGCAAGCATCAACAAGTCCCTGCTGACCTTGGGGAAGGTGATCTCAGCCCTGTCAGAGCAGGTCCAGACCAGGAGGAAGATCTTCATCCCCTACAGAGACTCAGTGCTCACATG GCTGTTGAAGGAGAGCCTGGGCGGCAACTCGAAGACAGCCATGATCGCCACCCTCAGCCCGGCCGGCAGCAGTGTGGAGGAGAGCCTGAGCACGCTGCGCTACGCCCAGCAGGCCCGCATGATCGTCAACGTGGCCAAGGTCAACGAGGACACCAACGCCAAGCTCATCAGAG aGCTGAAAGCTGAGGTGGAGAAGCTGCGAGCAGCTCAGATGAGCTCTCAGGGCATCGAGCCGGAGAAAATGCAGCTGTTCCAGCAGGAGATCTTGGCTCTGAAGAACCAGCTCTCACAGCAAGAGAGGGACATGGCCGAGGCCCATAG AGCGTGGAGAGAAAAACTGGAGCAGGCTGAGAAACGTAAACGCGAAGAAACCAAAGAATTGCAG ATTTCTGAAAATCATAACCCACTCCTGTTCCAATTCGCTTACCCCCACCACGCCTGCGTGTCTCCCTTGCAGAAAGCGGGCATCGCCTTTAAGGTGGACAACCGCCTGCCCAACCTGGTGAACCTGAACGAGGATCCGCAGCTGTCGGAGATGCTATTATACATGATTAAGGAGGGACAGACGAAGGTCGGCCAGAACAAGCCTGAATCCGCCCATGACATCCAGCTGTCTGGAGCCCTTATCGCCGACCGCCACTG CGTTATTTCCAATACAAACGGCGAAGTCAGAATCACCCCTATGGAAAATGCCAAGACCTTTGTCAATGGCAACCTTATCTCAACGATCACCGTCATACATCAT GGCGATCGGGTGATCTTGGGAGGAGACCACTACTTCCGCTTCAACCACCCAACAGAGGTGCAATCTGGGAAACGGGCGTCGTGCTGGACGGGAGCTGGCGATGGGCAGAAGGACTTTGAGTTTGCCAAAAATGAGCTGCTCTCTGCACAAAGAGCACA ACTTGAAGAGGAGATTGAGGATGCCCGTTTGAAAGCAAAAGAGGAAATGATGCACGGGATCCAGGTGGCCAAGGAGATGGCACAGAAGGAGCTCTCTGACCAGAAGTCCCAGTACGAGAATCGGATCAGAGCCCTGGAGAGAGAACTG GAGGAGGAGACTGAGAGGAAGAGGCTCCAGGAGTTGGACCAGCGGAGGGTTGCCTCCAAGGTGGAAGAGCTGCAGTCGGCCAAGCTGGAACTGGAGCAGGAGGTGGATGCCCAGAAAAGGAGGCTCCGGCTCTACGCGGAGACCCAGGCCACGCGGCAAGCCATGACTGACCACGGGATCCGGCAGGCCAAGGTGGTGGAGGCCTTGGAGGCTGAGAAGATGAAGATCAGCAAAGATCTGGAGGAGATGCAGAAAAAAATGGCTCTGAAAGGAAGCCAGACGCTGAAAAATG TCCCTCCACAGTGGGACGCTATGAAGTTGTCTCTGATGATCGAGGAGGCCAACAAGATCAGCGCCAAACTCAGGAAGAACACAGTTTTCAGCAG ACATGAGGGGTCTGAGAAGGAGGATGTGGAGGGAGAACTGCAGGTCCGGGTTCAGAACACCAAACTGGGCATTTCCACCTTCTGGACACTGGAAAAATTCCAGAGCAGCATGGCAGCCATGAGGGAACTCACCCAG GGGGACAGCCGCACCTCTAAAGATGATGACGTGTTTTATGACCCCAACGATGAGTGGGAGCAGGATATCTCCTCCTCAAACGCCTCTTCGTTTTCACGCAGGAG GAGTAGAAGCCTGTTGAAGAGCAGGAGGATTTCTGGTCGTCTCTACGAAATCAGAGTGCACCCGATTCAGAGCCTTCACAGCAACAACTCCTCACAGTCTTCTG GTCTGATGGGTGTGGCCAAGCCACCCTCTGTGCACCCGAGCTCGTCAGTCTCCGCCCTGCCAGGGGTTTGCAAAGATCTGATTGGCCACACCGTGGACCAGCTGCGTGTGGGTCACAGCTACGAGGAGACCATGGCAGACCGGCTGATCCGTGACTTGTTTTGTATATACTCGGCTGTGACCGCCATCTCTGGCCTGTACGACAGCATGAATGACGACAGCCAGGACAGCG TGTTTGTGTTGGAGCCTGAAGCCCAGCGGCAGCTGATCAAGGCCACCTCGGCCATCGAGAGAGCCGTGTTCATCACTCTGCAGTGGGTGGCTGCAGTCAAACCCAGAGCCGGTCCCCTCTACACCAACACAGAGGAGCTCAAGACCCAAGTCAGGAGAATGGGTGGCTACTTTCAGCTTCTCATCCAG GGCTGCGACTCTGAGATCTCCTCCATGGTGACTGAAGCCCTCAGGAAGAGTGGTAAGTGTCTGGACATGGCCCTGAGGGTCACCAGCCACTTGGCCGCGCTGACGGACACCCAGATCCACCTGACCGAGCTGGGCACCGAGGCAGCCTGCAAG CTGTCAGTGAGCCTGTCTCTGTTTGAGGGGACATGTAGAGGTGTTCAGTCCCTCCTGGATGAAGGCCTGGCGATCTCCAATGAGATGCTGAGAGATGCCCAACTGGCCTACCCCAGGACGACG GCTTTACAGAGCCTCAAGTCGAAGGCGGTTGACCTGTCCTGCGCTCTCCAGAGATACATCCGCAGCCACGTGACG GAGAAAGATGAAGACTCTGAGAAGAGGAGTGAGGACCCTGACAGTTCACACCTGCAAGGAGCAAGGAACACTGCGGCCAAGCTGTTCGAGCTCAACCAGGCCATCAGACAACTCCAAACCACGCTCGCTGTCGCACTCAGAG GTAAAGTCAATGACTCCAGCCTCAGCCCCTGCCAAGAGACCCTCTCCTCTGCAGCCAAGGCCATAAATGAGATAATTGACGGACTTCCCAGGGGCGGTACTAGTGCCGCCGTAGCCTACTCCAGCCTCCAGTTACCCTGCCTGCAGACGGTTGTGGTGGCCCGGGATGAACTCCACGCTGTGCTGAGGACCCTGGGTAATGCCTTCAACCCCCAGGGCCCCGAGGAAAAGAGGGCTTCTTCTGGCTCCGAGGAGGGGGACAGGACTATCGTGAAAGAGGGGCCCACGGTGGTGTCTGCCACTGAAAGAAACAGAGGAGTCCCTAAGATAGCTTTTTCCCTCCCTTCATCAGGGACCTTGTCTAACGGTGATCCTCAGTGGGTTTGA
- the kif14 gene encoding kinesin-like protein KIF14 isoform X3: MVEAAKPVPTPRFNKFPVRSQTTNVTSTLTSGQVRNNVINSDLSAGRSSTLAPAVSTEPLVQPSTIQKREPETLKMENSAVTVAVRVRPFNTREKTEKALQVILMNNQETVVHHPDTKQRHCFTYDFSFCSVDESNPGFASQQKVYEEVAKPLLERAFEGFNICLFAYGQTGSGKSYTMMGFGEEAGVTPRFCVELFSRLSAVENKEVTCQLEMSYFEVYNEKIHDLLVARDEQNYKMLPLRVREHPVDGPYVAELSTNVVSSYADIQVWLELGNRQRATAATGMNDKSSRSHSVFTLVLTQTKTELVEGEEHVHRITSRINLVDLAGSERSSSAQTSGDRLREGASINKSLLTLGKVISALSEQVQTRRKIFIPYRDSVLTWLLKESLGGNSKTAMIATLSPAGSSVEESLSTLRYAQQARMIVNVAKVNEDTNAKLIRELKAEVEKLRAAQMSSQGIEPEKMQLFQQEILALKNQLSQQERDMAEAHRAWREKLEQAEKRKREETKELQKAGIAFKVDNRLPNLVNLNEDPQLSEMLLYMIKEGQTKVGQNKPESAHDIQLSGALIADRHCVISNTNGEVRITPMENAKTFVNGNLISTITVIHHGDRVILGGDHYFRFNHPTEVQSGKRASCWTGAGDGQKDFEFAKNELLSAQRAQLEEEIEDARLKAKEEMMHGIQVAKEMAQKELSDQKSQYENRIRALERELEEETERKRLQELDQRRVASKVEELQSAKLELEQEVDAQKRRLRLYAETQATRQAMTDHGIRQAKVVEALEAEKMKISKDLEEMQKKMALKGSQTLKNVPPQWDAMKLSLMIEEANKISAKLRKNTVFSRHEGSEKEDVEGELQVRVQNTKLGISTFWTLEKFQSSMAAMRELTQGDSRTSKDDDVFYDPNDEWEQDISSSNASSFSRRRSRSLLKSRRISGRLYEIRVHPIQSLHSNNSSQSSGLMGVAKPPSVHPSSSVSALPGVCKDLIGHTVDQLRVGHSYEETMADRLIRDLFCIYSAVTAISGLYDSMNDDSQDSVFVLEPEAQRQLIKATSAIERAVFITLQWVAAVKPRAGPLYTNTEELKTQVRRMGGYFQLLIQGCDSEISSMVTEALRKSGKCLDMALRVTSHLAALTDTQIHLTELGTEAACKLSVSLSLFEGTCRGVQSLLDEGLAISNEMLRDAQLAYPRTTALQSLKSKAVDLSCALQRYIRSHVTVSAEEKDEDSEKRSEDPDSSHLQGARNTAAKLFELNQAIRQLQTTLAVALRGKVNDSSLSPCQETLSSAAKAINEIIDGLPRGGTSAAVAYSSLQLPCLQTVVVARDELHAVLRTLGNAFNPQGPEEKRASSGSEEGDRTIVKEGPTVVSATERNRGVPKIAFSLPSSGTLSNGDPQWV, encoded by the exons ATGGTGGAGGCGGCAAAACCTGTTCCCACTCCTCGTTTTAACAAGTTTCCGGTCCGCAGTCAAACAACAAACGTGACCTCTACCCTGACCTCAGGGCAGGTGAGAAATAACGTTATCAATAGCGACTTGAGCGCGGGCAGGTCCTCGACTCTGGCACCTGCTGTCTCCACAGAGCCTTTGGTCCAACCAAGTACAATACAGAAGCGGGAACCAGAAACCCTAAAGATGGAGAACAGTGCAGTTACAGTTGCCGTCCGAGTGAGGCCATTCAATACCAG ggagaaaacagagaaagcCTTACAGGTGATCTTAATGAATAACCAGGAGACTGTGGTTCACCATCCAGACACTAAACAGAGGCACTGCTTCACGTATGACTTCTCCTTCTGCTCGGTTGACGAAAGCAACCCGGGCTTTGCCAGTCAGCAGAAGGTGTATGAGGAAGTGGCCAAGCCTCTTCTCGAGAGGGCCTTCGAGGGGTTTAACATCTGTCTGTTTGCGTATGGACAGACTGGTTCCGGGAAGTCTTACAC TATGATGGGTTTTGGGGAGGAGGCGGGCGTAACTCCTAGATTCTGTGTGGAACTGTTCTCTAGACTGTCTGCAGTGGAAAATAAGgag GTGACATGCCAGCTGGAGATGAGCTACTTCGAGGTCTACAACGAGAAAATCCACGACCTGCTTGTGGCCCGAGATGAACAAAACTACAAGATGCTGCCA CTACGGGTGAGGGAACATCCAGTCGACGGTCCTTACGTGGCTGAACTGTCCAC GAACGTGGTGAGCTCCTATGCAGACATTCAG GTCTGGCTGGAGCTTGGAAACAGGCAGCGGGCCACGGCCGCCACCGGCATGAATGACAAGAGTTCCCGATCCCACTCGGTCTTCACACTGGTTCTGACCCAGACCAAG ACTGAGCTTGTGGAGGGTGAGGAACATGTCCACAGGATCACCAGTAGGATCAACCTGGTGGACCTGGCGGGCAGCGAGCGCAGCTCCTCGGCCCAGACCAGCGGAGACCGCCTCAGG GAGGGTGCAAGCATCAACAAGTCCCTGCTGACCTTGGGGAAGGTGATCTCAGCCCTGTCAGAGCAGGTCCAGACCAGGAGGAAGATCTTCATCCCCTACAGAGACTCAGTGCTCACATG GCTGTTGAAGGAGAGCCTGGGCGGCAACTCGAAGACAGCCATGATCGCCACCCTCAGCCCGGCCGGCAGCAGTGTGGAGGAGAGCCTGAGCACGCTGCGCTACGCCCAGCAGGCCCGCATGATCGTCAACGTGGCCAAGGTCAACGAGGACACCAACGCCAAGCTCATCAGAG aGCTGAAAGCTGAGGTGGAGAAGCTGCGAGCAGCTCAGATGAGCTCTCAGGGCATCGAGCCGGAGAAAATGCAGCTGTTCCAGCAGGAGATCTTGGCTCTGAAGAACCAGCTCTCACAGCAAGAGAGGGACATGGCCGAGGCCCATAG AGCGTGGAGAGAAAAACTGGAGCAGGCTGAGAAACGTAAACGCGAAGAAACCAAAGAATTGCAG AAAGCGGGCATCGCCTTTAAGGTGGACAACCGCCTGCCCAACCTGGTGAACCTGAACGAGGATCCGCAGCTGTCGGAGATGCTATTATACATGATTAAGGAGGGACAGACGAAGGTCGGCCAGAACAAGCCTGAATCCGCCCATGACATCCAGCTGTCTGGAGCCCTTATCGCCGACCGCCACTG CGTTATTTCCAATACAAACGGCGAAGTCAGAATCACCCCTATGGAAAATGCCAAGACCTTTGTCAATGGCAACCTTATCTCAACGATCACCGTCATACATCAT GGCGATCGGGTGATCTTGGGAGGAGACCACTACTTCCGCTTCAACCACCCAACAGAGGTGCAATCTGGGAAACGGGCGTCGTGCTGGACGGGAGCTGGCGATGGGCAGAAGGACTTTGAGTTTGCCAAAAATGAGCTGCTCTCTGCACAAAGAGCACA ACTTGAAGAGGAGATTGAGGATGCCCGTTTGAAAGCAAAAGAGGAAATGATGCACGGGATCCAGGTGGCCAAGGAGATGGCACAGAAGGAGCTCTCTGACCAGAAGTCCCAGTACGAGAATCGGATCAGAGCCCTGGAGAGAGAACTG GAGGAGGAGACTGAGAGGAAGAGGCTCCAGGAGTTGGACCAGCGGAGGGTTGCCTCCAAGGTGGAAGAGCTGCAGTCGGCCAAGCTGGAACTGGAGCAGGAGGTGGATGCCCAGAAAAGGAGGCTCCGGCTCTACGCGGAGACCCAGGCCACGCGGCAAGCCATGACTGACCACGGGATCCGGCAGGCCAAGGTGGTGGAGGCCTTGGAGGCTGAGAAGATGAAGATCAGCAAAGATCTGGAGGAGATGCAGAAAAAAATGGCTCTGAAAGGAAGCCAGACGCTGAAAAATG TCCCTCCACAGTGGGACGCTATGAAGTTGTCTCTGATGATCGAGGAGGCCAACAAGATCAGCGCCAAACTCAGGAAGAACACAGTTTTCAGCAG ACATGAGGGGTCTGAGAAGGAGGATGTGGAGGGAGAACTGCAGGTCCGGGTTCAGAACACCAAACTGGGCATTTCCACCTTCTGGACACTGGAAAAATTCCAGAGCAGCATGGCAGCCATGAGGGAACTCACCCAG GGGGACAGCCGCACCTCTAAAGATGATGACGTGTTTTATGACCCCAACGATGAGTGGGAGCAGGATATCTCCTCCTCAAACGCCTCTTCGTTTTCACGCAGGAG GAGTAGAAGCCTGTTGAAGAGCAGGAGGATTTCTGGTCGTCTCTACGAAATCAGAGTGCACCCGATTCAGAGCCTTCACAGCAACAACTCCTCACAGTCTTCTG GTCTGATGGGTGTGGCCAAGCCACCCTCTGTGCACCCGAGCTCGTCAGTCTCCGCCCTGCCAGGGGTTTGCAAAGATCTGATTGGCCACACCGTGGACCAGCTGCGTGTGGGTCACAGCTACGAGGAGACCATGGCAGACCGGCTGATCCGTGACTTGTTTTGTATATACTCGGCTGTGACCGCCATCTCTGGCCTGTACGACAGCATGAATGACGACAGCCAGGACAGCG TGTTTGTGTTGGAGCCTGAAGCCCAGCGGCAGCTGATCAAGGCCACCTCGGCCATCGAGAGAGCCGTGTTCATCACTCTGCAGTGGGTGGCTGCAGTCAAACCCAGAGCCGGTCCCCTCTACACCAACACAGAGGAGCTCAAGACCCAAGTCAGGAGAATGGGTGGCTACTTTCAGCTTCTCATCCAG GGCTGCGACTCTGAGATCTCCTCCATGGTGACTGAAGCCCTCAGGAAGAGTGGTAAGTGTCTGGACATGGCCCTGAGGGTCACCAGCCACTTGGCCGCGCTGACGGACACCCAGATCCACCTGACCGAGCTGGGCACCGAGGCAGCCTGCAAG CTGTCAGTGAGCCTGTCTCTGTTTGAGGGGACATGTAGAGGTGTTCAGTCCCTCCTGGATGAAGGCCTGGCGATCTCCAATGAGATGCTGAGAGATGCCCAACTGGCCTACCCCAGGACGACG GCTTTACAGAGCCTCAAGTCGAAGGCGGTTGACCTGTCCTGCGCTCTCCAGAGATACATCCGCAGCCACGTGACGGTAAGCGCCGAG GAGAAAGATGAAGACTCTGAGAAGAGGAGTGAGGACCCTGACAGTTCACACCTGCAAGGAGCAAGGAACACTGCGGCCAAGCTGTTCGAGCTCAACCAGGCCATCAGACAACTCCAAACCACGCTCGCTGTCGCACTCAGAG GTAAAGTCAATGACTCCAGCCTCAGCCCCTGCCAAGAGACCCTCTCCTCTGCAGCCAAGGCCATAAATGAGATAATTGACGGACTTCCCAGGGGCGGTACTAGTGCCGCCGTAGCCTACTCCAGCCTCCAGTTACCCTGCCTGCAGACGGTTGTGGTGGCCCGGGATGAACTCCACGCTGTGCTGAGGACCCTGGGTAATGCCTTCAACCCCCAGGGCCCCGAGGAAAAGAGGGCTTCTTCTGGCTCCGAGGAGGGGGACAGGACTATCGTGAAAGAGGGGCCCACGGTGGTGTCTGCCACTGAAAGAAACAGAGGAGTCCCTAAGATAGCTTTTTCCCTCCCTTCATCAGGGACCTTGTCTAACGGTGATCCTCAGTGGGTTTGA